Genomic segment of Candidatus Chlorohelix allophototropha:
CACTCATAAGGGTAAAGCGGAAATTCTCCTTATTCTCATCATCTGCCAACCGTGAGAGAGTGGGCAAAATCGCCAGCGAAATGGCGCTTCCCACCAGACCTAGCGCAAATTGCTGGAGATTGGTGGCGTAGCGCATCGCCGGAATCGCCTCTGAACCGGCTTGGTTAGCCAAATTGCGGTCAACCACCAACGCAAGGCTGGTTATAAGCAGTCCTAGAAATATGGGCAAATAGAGCTTTAGAATTTGTCTTACCGCCGGATGATTCCATTCAAGCGAAGGCTTTAAGGGGATATCGCGTAAACCGGGCGCTTGCAGTACAATCAACAGGAAAGTGCCGAATAATACACCTAGCACCATACTCCATACGCCAAGCAACCAGCCCAACGAAACAGCCACAATGATAATACCCAGATTGCGTGCCGCCAGCGAAATTGCCGACCAGACGAAACGTTGCAAGGCTTGTAACGCCGCCGTCATTATCGAGCTTACCCCTAAGAATACAATCGCCAGCAGGATTATGCGGGTTAAACCAACTGTAAGGTCTTTTATATCGTCTGTTTCTTTGGTAGCCATAAAGCGGGCTAAGGGGTCGGCAACAAGTTGCAACAGCGCTACTACTCCAATGAGGAAAAGCAAGCCCAGCGTAAGCAACACATTGACCACTCGCCAGAACTCAGCGCGATCTTCGGCGCGGGCGGCGTAGCGACTAAGAACCGGAACAAGGGCGGAACTTATCGCCCCGCTCACCAGCAAATCGAAAAAGATGCTCAGGGTATTATCGGCTATGACAAAGGCAGTGGCAAAAGCAGTAGTACCAAACAATGCCGCCAACACCGCATCTCGCAAAAGTCCGAAGATGCGGGTTAGAATATTACCCAAAGAGATGATTATTGCCGCGCGGATGATTCCTCCGCTAAAGCGGCGTGGGGATGGCGTTACTTTGACTTGTGACATTAATCCAGTCTGATAGCTATAACAATATCAAAAATACTCAATGATTATGGGTCACAAGCCTTGTATCGTCAAGTTTGGGATATAATCAGTCTTCGTTACCGAAGAAATGTTCCTGTTCCTGTACAACCACCGAAAAACCAGAACCGCGTAGGGTATGCGCGGTTGGCTCATCTTCCCCTACGAAAAATGCCACATCAAGTTTGCGCGTGGCTCTTAGTTGCTGGATATGGGTAAGGACTTCAGGTTTGCGCAATACTTCGCTTTTTGCACCGACAAGTAACAAGCGGGAACCGGATTCATAACGATCTAGCGTCTCTAGAAGTTCGTCACTATCCGTGCCGGGTTTCAGGATAATTTTTTGGCGATCGGCATCTACTAATTTGTAATAGAGATAACCAATCACGATTTTCAGAACCGCCACTACCGGAACTGATAATAATAAACCCATCGGTCCTAATAATGCCGCGCCTGCTATGGTTGAGAAAATCACCAGAAGCGGGGGAAGTTCCAGAATTTTGCCGACCAAATTCGGAATTACCAGATAATCCTCTATCTGACGCAATATAAATAGTGCAATCGCAACTACTATTGCCAGCATCACACCGTCCAAACCAAAGGATAGGTTTGCCCCATGTGGCTGAAAATATGCTACTAAACAGCTAATGCCGATTGCAAGATAAGGTCCTACAAACGGTATAAGCTCCAAAACCCCTACCATGATTGCCAGTAAGATAGCATAACGAATGCCAAGAATTTCCATTATGATAAATGAACTAACGCTCATAATCAGCACTAGGAAAAACTGCGCCTTGATATAGGCACCTAGAACCCGGTCGGCGCGCTCAAACAAGTCCAACATTTCATTGCGCGCCATTAGTGGAAGAGTATCCAAAAAATGCAGAAGTGGGCGAGCGCCCATTAACAGAAAGTAGAAAGTTGCAATCAAATATAATAGGAAATCAATAAGAAACCGGAAAGTGCCGGAAAGTAATTTTGGTCCGATTTCCTGCGCTATTTCAGGGAGACGATTTACCACCCCATCAACTGCACTGATTACGGTATCCGATTGTACTTCTATACCAGCAATATTTACGGTAGGGTTTGCCCCTAGATTATCCTTAACGGATTGCTGAATTTTTGGCACATCTTCGGACAGTATTTTTGCTTCCTGCCTTACCGCTGGAACTAACCAAGCTATTACCAGCACCAACACCACAAAAAATATCAAATAAAGAACTGCCGACCAAACCCAACGAGGTTTTCCGGTACGCCAAGTAAGATATTTAATAGGGTCATTAAAGATAAAAGCGGTTACCAATGCCCAGATAAAGGGCGGTAATATTTCACCTATTTTTAAAAAGAAAGCCACCAGCAACCCTACCACTATAAAAACTATCAGACGCTTCATTGTGGGTGAAAACTTTAATTCCTGTACAGATGGCAGCTTTTCGGTGTTATTTTGCATTGATTTTTCTCCAAAAAAGACGCGAATGAGAACGAAGTTTTACTTTCATCTTTTGATGATGAGACAAGCTTGATAAAATTAATGCGAATACAAATTTTTTGCGAACAAGTTACAAATTAGAGTAAAATTAAATCGAATTATACTCTAGCCCTTTATTCACAGCAATGAAACCGCATATCAAACCTTTTCAGACGGACATATTATCTTTATAATAAGGGGACAGTATTTCTAATTCTCAGCAAATATTAACCACAGACAATGGAGAAACCAAAGTATGCCCATCCGCAAGTTCAAGGTAGTATTTCTGC
This window contains:
- the murJ gene encoding murein biosynthesis integral membrane protein MurJ; its protein translation is MSQVKVTPSPRRFSGGIIRAAIIISLGNILTRIFGLLRDAVLAALFGTTAFATAFVIADNTLSIFFDLLVSGAISSALVPVLSRYAARAEDRAEFWRVVNVLLTLGLLFLIGVVALLQLVADPLARFMATKETDDIKDLTVGLTRIILLAIVFLGVSSIMTAALQALQRFVWSAISLAARNLGIIIVAVSLGWLLGVWSMVLGVLFGTFLLIVLQAPGLRDIPLKPSLEWNHPAVRQILKLYLPIFLGLLITSLALVVDRNLANQAGSEAIPAMRYATNLQQFALGLVGSAISLAILPTLSRLADDENKENFRFTLMSGLRLLLVLVIPATLGLLALALPTITVIYQRAAFNDESKWFTLVALLGYLPGVPAAALDQMLIFSFYARKNTLTPVLVGVFSNLVYLTVALLCTWLLPVGALRILGLVLANSLQQLVHMLVMFVLLRRLFGTLRGNGLFYTLLKSGLGALLMAAVAFLVAGFLTNGFNASGFLPNLLGLAVGTTSGAVVYLLTLRLLKVEELNLVVGAVRRKLKG
- a CDS encoding AI-2E family transporter produces the protein MQNNTEKLPSVQELKFSPTMKRLIVFIVVGLLVAFFLKIGEILPPFIWALVTAFIFNDPIKYLTWRTGKPRWVWSAVLYLIFFVVLVLVIAWLVPAVRQEAKILSEDVPKIQQSVKDNLGANPTVNIAGIEVQSDTVISAVDGVVNRLPEIAQEIGPKLLSGTFRFLIDFLLYLIATFYFLLMGARPLLHFLDTLPLMARNEMLDLFERADRVLGAYIKAQFFLVLIMSVSSFIIMEILGIRYAILLAIMVGVLELIPFVGPYLAIGISCLVAYFQPHGANLSFGLDGVMLAIVVAIALFILRQIEDYLVIPNLVGKILELPPLLVIFSTIAGAALLGPMGLLLSVPVVAVLKIVIGYLYYKLVDADRQKIILKPGTDSDELLETLDRYESGSRLLLVGAKSEVLRKPEVLTHIQQLRATRKLDVAFFVGEDEPTAHTLRGSGFSVVVQEQEHFFGNED